In the Trichoderma atroviride chromosome 4, complete sequence genome, AACATTCGGACAGAATTTGCACATGATCAGAGGCCTGGGCGGAGCGCTGCAGCGATTTTTGCGAGCAATTCCCGTTTCCTCTGCAAAACTTTTGAACGGGAAGAATCTCGACGGCGCCATGTTGGGTGGTGCGGAATGGGATCAAGGGCACTGGAGGGGTTGGTGTACCTGGAGGGTACCTGGAGCACTCATGCGGCAGCTGAAGCTCTGCGGCGCCAGCTGGGCTTTTCAGCGCTGGTGGGGCTGCTAGCTGTTGTATCCACAAGTATCTGGGTTCTCTCAGGCGGTCCGAAACAAATCCCGTCTGTTAACGGGTTTGAGCAGCAGTCACCACGGATGCCTGAGGCACAAGCGCTTGCAGTCAATCAGCAGCAACCTCAAATCTACCAATCTGGTAGTCTGTTGAGGTCATTACACGGAGAGCCATCCCGTTACGCAGCAATTGGGCGCTGAATACCGCAGTCAATTCGCCCAAGGTGAGAGCGAAGCCGATTTTACTGATTTTGCGACCGCATAAGCATTCGGGCGAACAAATGGACTGATGTTTCATCTCTGCAGATGCTCCCGCAACGACTTGTGCGAGCTTCGGCTCTGCGCAACACCCTAGCTGCCAGCCGAAGACTTCCTACGATCCAGCGACGAGGCTTTTTGCCGTCTCAGTTCTCCGACAAGAAAGTGATTGACGAAAAGTACCCCGATCCCGTGCGACCGAGCGAGGCCGAGGACCCTGGCATGGTTCGTAATGCTTGAGCGCTGTCTGAGCGATGTTTGTGCAAAGAGTTATGGGATTCTAACTGCTGGCTGTAGAACGGAGGCTACATCAACCCGCCCAAGATCAAGCGACAGTTCCGCGACCCCTATGCCACCTGGTGGGACCCTCAGGAGCGACGAAACTTTGGTGAGCCGGTTCACGAGGATAACGATAcgctggccatcttctctccatgGGAGTATACGTGGACGACTTCAGGCCCCGGTCTGATCATGGTTGGAACATTCATCGCCGTTTTCCTTTCAGTTTCAGGAGTTGTGTATCTCAACTACCCTGACCGGGTTGCTTACCCCAGGGAGTTTGAGAATGGCTTGGAGCGAGAGTTGGGCGGCCCGGGAGCCGTAAGAGTAAGCTCAATTTGATATTTCCTCGGCAAATGCAAGGTAGACGATACTGATCATGATGACTATAGGCACGAATGACTGGCGATGCGGAGCCGTAAGATAAATCGTCAAGttgtatataataaagaatgaAAAATGTTTCTCCTATCTGACGCATCCTTCTGAGAGAAAAACATTGGCACATGGAGATTTGGATCCCAGAAtacgaaagaagaaattcgaCATTCGAACCTTTGCTTCAAAGTTTAATGTCCTCAGGCCGCGTCCTACTAACTGGCTTATACGACACAGCATTTATTTCCGAATGTTCGAGTAGTGCCCGTACTCGACTTGGGAGTATTGAGTCTTGGTAGCCAAAACAAGTGGAAATCAGACCCTGCTTATCAatccttgttcttgttttcAAGTTGAGTAGATGATGCTGATCCATACTGGTTTCCAAATGCCCGTTGTAGTACTTGCTGTGATGTACCTTGGGCACTTTTAGGCTGATATCCTCATCGATTGCTCTTATGACAATCCCGTAGGACCCATTATGAGATAATTATTACATCTTCGAAAAAATAAAGCATTTCTGCTGCGAAATACTGCTGGTACATTGCATCGACAATCGCGTTATCTGGAAAATCTCGCCACCGCATTCTGATATAAGTGCAAGTCTTCTCAGGGGGCTCCCAACTTTCTATATTGAGGGGGCGACTTCACCGTAGAACCTCCCTACGGCCGCCGCAGTAAGCTAAGTTGCTCAATATTTCTAGCTCTGTAATCTCTATCATTCACGTATTCTTCTAAACACTTTTGCCTGCTTTCCTGGCGACTAGGACGTTGCAGGAAGCAGCGAAGAGCTCCTCTTTGAAGCATAAGCGAGGTTCCGGTCAATTAGCCCGGCACTTCGGACGAGCTGTTGCCaattctgcagctgctcgctACTCGTCGAATTAAAACCAGCGGGCTTAATGATGGGCCGATAGCGTTGCCCTGCCACTTGATAGTCGCCTCGGTAGGTATCTTGAGCTTGATCATATTGACAAGCCTGATTCTCCCTTCTTAGCCATCCTTGGAATAGTAAACGGCACAGTTGGACTCTCCAAGGCCTTTGCTCGAGGCATCTCCTCCGCATCAGTGTGACTCTTTGCCTATATTTTTCTGGACCTACCGGCAGTGCACTCTCAATCTCGCAGTTGCAATGCGGTTCGACGATTGGGATATTCTGCTCTTCCCCAGAGACTGCAAAGTGCCAGTCAAAGAGTTCAAAGTGGCCTGTCATGCAATCCACGACCCAGGTATGTGATTTTACCCCTactatctttttttccttggaCGTTGTTTTCTATATCACTTGCCTGGTGCTAATGGTGCTAGAATTCTCCAATCCGCATGGCCCATTTGGCCTGCCCACAGTCTGCGGGTTTATTCCGAGTTTAGCTGCCGGAACTCCTTTCCAAATCTCGATCCATTCCTGGTCTGCTCCGTCTGTCAGCCAGTTCACCAGATGCTACAGCAAATATGGTGAATGTGCCAATTTTGAGGCTCGGGTGTTTGTCGACGGGCAACTGGTTGCGTATGCAGATGATTTCGCGCTGTCGGCAGCCCTAGCTTGCTGACATGTACCTCCTTTTTAGTTCTGCGTCTCTTGATAGGGAAAGTGATTGGCCACACGTTATTATTCACAGTTTTGGTATGGACTAAGGCTCCCATagatgtgtgtgtgtgcggAAAAGCTGCTAATTTACTACCACTCTAGGAATGTCAAAGAACGGAGACTTGGAGCCTCTTCGGTTCCCCAGCTTTCGACAGGAGCTTCTGCGGCAAAACCATTGGAACCCGGCCGATGACTTTGGTCGAATCAAGATTGTAATCAGCGAAGGCTTTCCACGGGACTCTCTTTCTATGCCCATTGAACGGGTGAAGAATGTTGTCGCTTTCTCTTTCCAACATGCGCCTCTCGGTAGTTTGATCTCATCTTTCTCTTACCAAAGCTGCATACAGCGATGCTAACGATATCAATTTCCAGAGATACTTGAAGCATCTGGTATCGCGTGGCCCAATCCTTCAATGTGGAGACGGATTCCAGTTGCTACGTCGATGACTGTCCCCAGCTACCCTTCCGATGATACCGAATCGCACGCTCACTCGCCGAGAAGAAAGCATAGTCGAACCAATGCAGGCCTGACCAAATCTTCGACAGAAAATGTCCACAAGATTATCACCAACCGGTCCCTTCGGCTTGGGCAGCGGAAAACTAGTATGCAGAGCGGCAGCAGTCGCTCTACCTCTGGAAGCACTAGTACCGGCACAATGGAGACTGTCAATGATTCGGATGCATATTTCGATTGGCTGAACGGCATGGGCCTCGGAATGCCTGACATGTATCGACTTAGAGAACAAGAAAATTTCCCGGATATACGCCAAATTGGAAGAAAGTCATCCAACGTTAATGCCCAAGGCCACATGGTGGGTAAAACCTCTTACTCGGGTCAAAGATTCGGCTTGCaggagcttggagacgaagaagaaagcgacAGTCTTGGTTACTTGAGAATTCCCAGTGAAGCGCTGGATTTCAATACATCTTATAGCCAAGACATGCAAGGTACGGACGGAGAGGAGAGAGTCAAGTTTGCATTTGATAATGACCTTGACTTTGAGCGCACAGGGCTATTTCTGCCTCGGATTCCGCAAGAAAATTCGCTATCGATCGATTTCCAAAACACTCTGGCCCATTCGCTGCTTAATCAACCAATGCCTGCTCACATGCTAGCAAACAATCTTCATACCACCTCTGTTCCGGAATTAAGAGTACCCCGAGAAGATTATATCCCTCAAACGGCAGGCCCATCTCCCTCAACCACATCCTCAGTATCAGCTTCCCTGAGAGATCAATTTGAAGTGGGCAAGACTGCACAGCATCCATATACAGCACGCAAAGCGATGTTGCGAACAGAATCGTTTGACTCCAGGGTGCGTACGTCAACTCGTCCAGACGCCAAGCAGCATATATCTTCTGTTCTATCGACTCAAGAAAGTGAACCGGTAGAAGAGTTTGCTATGGAGAATGCGGCAACACACACGGGCGATAAGGGAGCTAAAAGGCGCCGCGATTCGACTTTGACACCCACAAGTGCTGCAAAGAGCGACGATAATCACAATAGATCGAGCCCAAGAGCTCGCCTCACTGCTTTGCTAGCACACAGCCCAACTGCCGACTGCCAGTAAACAAGTATATCAATAGTTGATGATTCTTGTTCTGCCATTGTATCCACCCGCACATAAGCATATGGATCAAGGGATGGGAATGTATTAGAAGAGATGTTCTGGTGGGATGTTTATTTTAAGACAACTTGTCATTTTTCAGGTAGTAAACTAGTACGCCCTTCTAATGGAACTTTTTGTCACAATTTGAACCTATCATAGGTGTATTAGTGCTTAGGTATGTGAATGCTGGTGTTCGTGCTGCATAAGCCGATATTTTCTCATAGTATCCGATTTCTGCTTATGATTCAGGCATATGCCATCAAATCATTGGAATCCAATGATTGAAATCCAATGATTGGATGAGTCATAGGCCATGAGGGCTTTTTTAAGCATATCCTCTAAATTATCAGTCTATCTGGATTATAGCAATGCTCAACCTAATACTCTCTTCCTGGCTATAAGTTGTTCTGGCATCATCCGAAGACACAGCTCTAGCATCAAAGAAGCTAAGCTTTGAATCAGATGGAATTGTTCAACGGACAAGACTCGGAACTTGGCCCAAATCCGCCACTAATTTGGCGTATGCTTCAACAAATGAATGTGAGTTTTTGTTTATACGCCACTAGCTGGAAGAGGGATAGTTGTGTCAGTCAAGTACATAAGACTGACTTTAGCGATATCAGCATTTAGATTTGGATCAGTTGCCATTTTAAGAGCCCGGTGTCAAAAACACAGGGGGGGAAACTCAAACACTACTAATACCATGTAATGAACGCGTGGCAAACTACCTATTAGCAGGTAGCAGcatatttattacttttccGTTGTTACTCGATGTTGTTCGGACGTGTGTGTATTTTTCATGCGGATGCTGCCATTCTGGGTTCTGCTGCACTTCGCTTCTCTCGAAGCGAATTGTCCGGGTCTGCCGATTCCGCGATCCGGCTGCGAGCCGGGGAGATCTACCCAATACGGAAACCTAAAGGATACGACTAGACAGAGATGATGACTGATCTTGATTAACTGCAGTGGTATGCAGGTGAGATTTCTAGGCGCAAATCGAATGTTCTAACGGTGATGGGTTGCCGGAAGAACtggagaaaataaaagaccGGGCGGAAGCATTGCTAAGGACAACATTAGTTGAACTATACACACCCACATTTACGTAGCTGTATGTCTTGGACGACAAAGGCGTGTTGATGATTGGGCGATGGCTTGGTGGCGCTCGGCGGCGCGGAGAATCTGAAGTTTCGGCGATGCGTAATTTCTTAGGCGTGGCTTTGTAGCTGTGGTGAGCATTGCGGCTGAGAATTAGTAGAGgcgaaaaaaggaaaataggGGGGCTTTCATGGGAGAGATATATGAAGATGGTGGGAGCAGTGAGTCTGA is a window encoding:
- a CDS encoding uncharacterized protein (TransMembrane:1 (o116-138i)) encodes the protein MLPQRLVRASALRNTLAASRRLPTIQRRGFLPSQFSDKKVIDEKYPDPVRPSEAEDPGMNGGYINPPKIKRQFRDPYATWWDPQERRNFGEPVHEDNDTLAIFSPWEYTWTTSGPGLIMVGTFIAVFLSVSGVVYLNYPDRVAYPREFENGLERELGGPGAVRARMTGDAEP
- a CDS encoding uncharacterized protein (EggNog:ENOG41), translated to MRFDDWDILLFPRDCKVPVKEFKVACHAIHDPEFSNPHGPFGLPTVCGFIPSLAAGTPFQISIHSWSAPSVSQFTRCYSKYGECANFEARVFVDGQLVAYADDFALSAALAC
- a CDS encoding uncharacterized protein (EggNog:ENOG41) — protein: MGLGMPDMYRLREQENFPDIRQIGRKSSNVNAQGHMVGKTSYSGQRFGLQELGDEEESDSLGYLRIPSEALDFNTSYSQDMQGLFLPRIPQENSLSIDFQNTLAHSLLNQPMPAHMLANNLHTTSVPELRVPREDYIPQTAGPSPSTTSSVSASLRDQFEVGKTAQHPYTARKAMLRTESFDSRVRTSTRPDAKQHISSVLSTQESEPVEEFAMENAATHTGDKGAKRRRDSTLTPTSAAKSDDNHNRSSPRARLTALLAHSPTADCQ